DNA sequence from the Salvelinus fontinalis isolate EN_2023a chromosome 33, ASM2944872v1, whole genome shotgun sequence genome:
aagtagtagtggcagtagtaatattagtgacggcagtagtaatggtagtgatggCAGTAGTGacggcagtagtaatggtagtgacggcagtagtaatggtagtgacggcagtagtaatggtactgacggcagtagtaatggtagtaatggtagtgacagcagtagtaatggtagtgacggcagtagtaatggtagtgacggcagtagtaatggtagtgacggcagtagtaatggtagtgacggcagtagtaatggtagtaatggtagtgacagcagtagtaatggtagtgacggcagtagtaatggtagtgacggcAGTAGTGacggcagtagtaatggtagtgacagcagtagtaatggtagtgacggcAGTAGTAATGGCAGTGACGGCAGTAGTGacagcagtagtaatggtagtgacagcagtagtaatggtagtgacggcagtagtaatggtagtgacggcagtagtaatggtagtgatggcagtagtaatggtagtgacggcagtagtaatggtagtgacagcagtagtaatggtagtgacagcagtagtaatggtagtaatggtagtagtaacgGTAGTGacagcagtagtaatggtagtaatggtagtagtaacgGTAGTGacagcagtagtaatggtagtgacagcagtagtaatggtagtgacggcagtagtaatggtagtgacagcagtagtaatggtagtgacggcagtagtaatggtagtaatggtagtagtaatggtagtgacggcagtagtaatggtagtgatggcagtagtaatggtagtaatggtagtagtaacgGTAGTGacagcagtagtaatggtagtgacagcagtagtaatggtagtgacagCAGTAGTAACGGTAGTGacggcagtagtaatggtagtgacggcagtagtaatggtagtgacagcagtagtaatggtagtgacggcagtagtaatggtagtgacagcagtagtaatggtagtgacggcagtagtaatggtagtaatggtagtagtaatggtagtgacggcagtagtaatggtagtaatggtagtagtaatggtagtgacagcagtagtaatggtagtgacggcagtagtaatggtagtgacggcAGTAGTGacggcagtagtaatggtagtaatggtagtagtaatggtagtaatggtagtagtaatggtagtagtgatGGCAGTAGTGATGGCAGTAGTGATGGCAGTAGTAACGGCAGTAGTGATGGCAGTACTAATGGCAGTAGTAATGGCAGTAGTAATGGCAGTAGTGATGGCAGTAGTAATGGCAGTAGTAATGGCAGTAGTAATGGCAGTAGTGATGGCAGTAGTAATGGCAGTAGTGATGGCAGTAGTAATGGCAGTAGTGATGGCAGTAGTGATGGCAGTAGTAATGGCAGTAGTAATGGCAGTAGTGATGGCAGTAGTGATGGCAGTAGTGATGgcagtagtgatggtagtagtgatggCAGTAGTAATGGCAGTAGTGATGGCAGTAGTAATGgcagtagtgatggtagtagtgatggCAGTAGTGATGGCAGTAGTGACGGCAGTAGTAACGGCAGTGGTAATGGCAGTGGTAATGGCAGTAGTAATGgcagtagtgatggtagtagtgatggCAGTAGTGATGGCAGTAGTGATGGCAGTAGTAATGGCAGTAGTAATGGCAGTAGTAATGGCAGTAGTAATGGCAGTAGTGATGGCAGTAGTAATGGCAGTAGTAACGGCAGTAGTAATGGCAGTAGTAATGGCAGTAGTGATGGCAGTAGTAATGGCAGTAGTAacggcagtagtaatggtagtagtaatggcagtagtaatggtagtgatggcagtagtaatggcagtagtaatggcagtagtaatggcagtagtaatggtagtggtaatggcagtagtaatggtagtgatggCAGTAGTAATGTTAGTGGTAATGGCAGTGGTAatggcagtagtaatggtagtgatggCAGTAGTAATGGCAGTAGTGATGGCAGTAGTAATGGCAGTAGTGATGGCAGTAGTAATGGCAGTAGTGATGGCAGTAGTAATGGCAGTAGTGATGGCAGTAGTGATGGCAGTAGTGATGGCAGTAGTAATGGCAGTAGTAATGgcagtagtgatggtagtagtgatggtagtgatggcagtagtaatggtagtagtgatGGCAGTAGTGATGGCAGTAGTAATGGCAGTAGTAacggcagtagtaatggtagtagtaatggcagtagtaatggtagtgatggcagtagtaatggcagtagtaatggcagtagtaatggcagtagtaatggtagtggtaatggcagtagtaatggtagtgatggCAGTAGTAATGTTAGTGGTAATGGCAGTGGTAatggcagtagtaatggtagtgatggCAGTAGTAATGGCAGTAGTGATGGCAGTAGTAATGGCAGTAGTGATGGCAGTAGTGATGGCAGTAGTGATGGCAGTAGTAACGGCAGTAGTGATGGCAGTACTAATGGCAGTAGTGATGGCAGTAGTAATGgcagtagtgatggtagtagtgatggCAGTAGTAATGGCAGTAGTAATGGCAGTAGTGATGGCAGTAGTGATGGCAGTAGTGATGGCAGTAGTAATGGCAGTAGTAATGGCAGTAGTAATGGCAGTAGTGATGGCAGTAGTAATGGCAGTAGTAGGGTCGTGCCACCATTCCGGTGctttttgagaagtgtaacttggtcCAATAAcattgtcataaagagcacatgttcaacttaataaagAAATGGTTTTCCATACAGATGTTATGTGTGGTACAGAGAAGTGGGAGTCATTCAAaaattcatgttaaacactattattgcagcttcttcagagtgagtccatgcaactaattatgtgacttgttaatcacatttgtactcctgaacgtatttaagcttgccataacaaaggagttgaatacgtgttgactcaagacatttcaccttttcacttttaattaatttgtaaaaaacttttaaaaaacaaaattacactttgacatcattgggtattttgtgtagatcagtgacacaaaaatctcaaatgtaatacattttaaattgaagctgtaacacaacaaaaatgtTGGAAAAAGTAAAGAGGTGTGAACCCCTTTGTGAAGGCTCTGTACGTGTCAAAGTTGGTGTTGGgagctttaaacaggtcaacagcaGAGACGGATCCAAAGACTTCCCTGTGGAGCTTTTAATGAACAACAGGTACAGTTCAAAAAGttgaaatggagaaaaaaaagaaaagcgaAAAGCAACTTATTCCAGATCTGTCTGCATGTTTTACAGTTTGAAAGGCATTTTTTTTTAGCTTAAAACAGTTGAAGACTAGTTACCGCGacaattattttaaaaaatgaaaaagaaATGCGTTTGTTTACAAGGAAAGGCAAATTAGGCTATTGCATACGCGTACTTCACAGAGAAGGCGTTCCCcaacggaaatatatgcaaatacatgctagaacgtgccaataggatctcactagttcgtgcttggctctgcccactatGCTTCATTTGCTCGCATGTTAAtgatcttgggttagttataaatatCTTCGCGCGGTAGCGCACCTGGCAGCATGTCCGCTACTACAGGTATCGGTTCAACATGCGGCCCTACTGTACATAGTAGAAGCTATACGGAATAATATGTTTCATTATCACGGTGCACGTGTCGGTTCACAGTGGGTCAGCCATTGTAGTAGGATAGGTACAGcaacctgaacagcttctacccccaagtcacaagtctcctgaacagttaatcaaatggctagccAGACTATTTcagacagacagttcagacagacagttcagacagacagaagagagtTCAGACAGACAGTGGGTCAGCCATTGTAGTAGGATAGGTACAGcaacctgaacagcttctacccacaagtcACAAGTctcctgaacagttaatcaaatggctagcaTTGACCCCCCTTACTTTAGTAAAtagacagacagttcagacagagtGTTCAGACAGAagacagttcagacagacagTGGGTCAGCCATTGTAGTATGATaggaggggtggggggagtgAATTAATGAAGGCATGTTGTCAAAAAACGGGCACCAAGAATCTGTTCCATCTTTCACCTTAAACAGCATAGACATCTACCAATCTCTAGAGATCTAACCCCCTGTTCCCCGGTACAtcacaggcggtgtcagaggaaagcctaaAAAAAACCTGTCAAACACTCCAGCCATCCaagtcgtagactgttctctctgctaccgcacggcaagcgataccggagcgccaagtctgggaccaaaagacagcttctacccccaagtcatcagactcctgaacagcttctacccccaagccattagactactgaacagcttctacccccaagccatcagactgctgaacagcttctacccccaagccattagactgctgaacagcttctacccccaagccattagactactgaacagcttctacccccaagccatcagactgctgaacagcttctacccccaagccattagactgctgaacagcttctacccccaaaccattagactgctgaacagcttctacccccaagccattagactgctgaacagcttctacccccaagccatcagactgctgaacagcttctacccccaagccattagactgctgaacagcttctacccccaagccatcagactgctgaacagcttctacccccaagccattagactactgaacagcttctacccccaagccattagactactgaacagcttctacccccaagccattagactactgaacagcttctacccccaagccatcagactgctgaacagcttctacccccaagccatcagactgctgaacagcttctacccccattagactgctgaacagcttctacccccaaaccattagactgctgaacagcttctacccccaaaccattagactgctgaacagcttctacccccaagccattagactgctgaacagcttctacccccaaaccattagactactgaacagcttctacccccaagccattagactgctgaacagcttctacccccaagccattagactgctgaacagcttctacccccaagccatcagactgctgaacagcttctacccccaagccattagactactgaacagcttctacccccaagccattagactgctgaacagcttctaccccaagccattagactgctgaacagcttctacccccaagccattagactgctgaacagcttctacccccatcagactgctgaacagcttctacccccaagccattagactgctgaacagcttctacccccattagactgctgaacagcttctacccccatcagacagctgaacagcttctacccccaagccattagactgctgaacagcttctacccccaagccattagactgctgaacagcttctacccccaagccatcagactgctgaacagcttctacccccaagccattagactactgaacagcttctaccccaagccattagactgctgaacagcttctacccccaaaccatcagactgctgaacagcttccacccccaagccatcagactgctgaacagcttctacccccaagccattagactgctgaacagcttctacccccaagccatcagactgctgaacagcttctacccccaagccatcagactgctgaacagcttctacccccaagccatcagactgctgaacagcttctacccccaagccatcagactgctgaacagcttctacccccaagccatcagactgctgaacagcttctacccccaagccatcagactgctgaacagcttccaccaccaagccatcagactgctgaacagcttctacccccaagccattagactgctgaacagcttctgccCCAAGCCATCAgaatgctgaacagcttctacccccaagccatcagactgctgaacagcttctacccccaagccatcagactgctgaacagcttccacccccaagccatcagactgctgaacagctaatcaaatggctaccagactatttgcattgacccccctccCACTCCTtactttagtaaatattttcttatctattatttttcttaaaactgcattgttggttaaaggcttgtaagtcagcattgtACAGTAAGGcctccacctgttgtattcagcacatgtaaCAAATATAGTTTTTTTGCCACAAAGGTTAATTTGCCATCTCCTGGATGGGTAAGGTCACAGTCAGGCAGTTCAGGCAGTTCAGAcaggacagacaagacagacaagacagacaggacagacaggacagacaagacagacaagacagacaggacagacaggacagacaagacagacagacagacagacagacagacagacagacacagacagacagttagttcagacagttagttcagacagttagttcagacagacagttagttcagacagacagttagttcagacagacagacagttagttcagacagacagacagttagttcagacagacagacagttagttcagacagacagacagttagttcagacagacagacagttagttcagacagacagacagacagagacagacagttcagacagacagttcagacagacagttcagacagacagttcagacagatagttcagacagacagttcagacagacagttcagacagacagttcagacagacagttcagacagttcagacagacagttcggacaggacagacagttcagacagacagttcagacagacagactcttcAGGCAGCTTTGTGACAATAACAGTCTCTGTGTGATGGATCGTTGTGTCTTTCTGTTCTGGACACCTCAGGTCAACACACTTCCTGTTAGCCCGTGGTATCAACCCACTTCCTGTTAGCCCGTGGTATCAACCCACTTCCTGTTAGCCCGTGGTATCAACCCACTTCCTGTTAGCCCGTGGTATCAACCCACTTCCTGTTAGCCCGTGGTATCAACCCACTTCCTGTTAGTCCGTGGTATCAACCCACTTCCTGTTAGCCCGTGGTATCAACCACTTCCTGTTAGCCCGTGGTATCAACCCACTTCCTGTTAGCCCGTGGTATCAACCCACTTCCTGTTAGCCCGTGGTATCAACCCACTTCCTGTTAGCCCGTGGTATCAACCCACTTCCTGTTAGCCCGTGGTATCAACCCACTTCCTGTTAGCCCGTGGTATCAACCCACTTCCTGTTAGCCCGGGGTATCAACCCACTTCCTGTTAGCCTGTGGTATCCcaaggaagagaagaggaaggtTCGTGTATTCTCCAAGGCTATCCAAGGGTAGTGTTCATTAGAGAGCGGCGTAATAAAAATGTTTTCAACATTAAATCAAAACAagctattttttattttctttaaagTTTAAATGGCATCTTGCTGTTTCAGACCTTCTTTTAGGCATAATAtgccatcctctccttctctctcattgGGCCATGTAATTAGCCAGCTCCTTCTCCAGACTCTGGGTGAAGCGATGGTTGAGGAACAGCAGTTGACCGTGTGGTAATAGACGGTGGAGCAGGACATCGATACGGTCACTCTTCAACAGGACCTGAAGAATAAAACAAaagtatatttgtcacatgcagagAAAACAACAGGTGCAAGCCATATAGCAAAATACTTCTTCACAATCCAGAGAATTAAGGTACAAAATAGAGAATCCAGGACCTTAAAAACAAACAGGACTAGATAGGAATAAACCCCCAGAATGCCACAGTGAAAGTTTAcagtttccacattttgctgccttTCAATAACATCTTAAAAGgaaattcatattttttccccTTTTATCGATCTACACGACCTACTACACATTTTCAaagttaaattatatatttttttctccaaattatatattttttttaaactacgaAGATGTcttcacaccccccccccccagagttcaTACTTGGTAGAagcacagccttattctaaattggacggcaaaaaaaaaatcctcatccttgggtatgatgctacaagcttggcacacctgtatttggggagtttctcctattcttctctgcagatcctttcaagctctgtcagggtggatggggagtgtcgctgcacagctattttcaggtctctccagagatgtccgggctttggttgggccactcaaggacattcagagacttgtcccaaagccactcctgcattgtcttggctgtgtgctttgggtcgttgtcctgttggaaggtgaaccttcgccccagtctgaggtcctgagcgctctggagcagcttttcattaaggatctctctgtcctttgctccattcataatttcctcaatcctgactagtctcccagtccctgccgctgggaaacatcccaacagcatgatgctgccaccaccaggcttcaccgtagggatggtgccaggttccctccagacgtgacgcttggcattgaggccaaagagttcaatcttgatttcatcagaccagagaatcttgttttttatggtttggggtgcctcttggcaaactctaagcaggctgtcatgtactgaggagtggcttccgtctggccactctacgataaaggcctgattggtggagtgctgcagagatggttgtccttctggaaggttctcccatctccacagaggaactctggagctctgtcagagtgaccatcgggcccttctcccctgattgctcggtttggccgggaggtcagctctaggaagagtcttggtggttccaaacttcttccatttaagaatgatgtaggccactgtgttcttggaccttcaatgctgcagaaatgttttggtacccttccccagatctgtgcctcgacacgatcCTGTTTCAGAGCTCTCTAGATAATTCCTTCAAcgtcatgacttggtttttgctctgaaatgcactgtcaacttgtgggaccttatatagacaggtgtgtgcctttacaaatcatgtccaatcaattgaatttaccacaggtggactccaatcaagttgattgattggtaaagccctgccttatctcagctcactggtcagcaTAGCAggacccacctgtagcacgtaaAGCTCCAGTAGGTATAAGATTTGTAATTATTTTTTTAACTGTTTTTGCCCCAGTGACCAGGGTGAAGGCTAGGCCCCAGCGACCAGGGTGAAGGCTAGGCCCCAGCGACCAGGGTGAAGGATAGGCCCCAGCGACCAGGGTGAAGGCTAGGCCCCAGCGACCAGGGTGAAGGCTAGGCCCCAGCGACCAGGGTGAAGGCTAGGCCCCAGCGACCAGGGTGAAGGCTAGGCCCCAGCGACCAGGGTGAAGGCTAGGCCCCAGCGACCAGGGTGAAGGCTAGGCCCCAGCGACCAGGGTGAAGGCTAGGCCCCAGCGACCAGGGTGAAGGCTAGGCCCCAGCGACCAGGGTGAAGGCTAGGCCCTGGCCAAAGTCTGTTACAACATTCATCTAGACCATCCGGTACATCTCTCACCTCGCTCCCCGTCCCCAGCATGCGTAGATGTTCCAGACAGTGTCTGGTGATGTTCTTCAGGGTCCCCTCAGCCAGAAGCAGGTTCTCATGGGGCTCAGTGACCAGGGTGAAGGCTAGGCTCTGGACCCCCAGCCACAGAGCACTCCTCTCCCCAGCCCAGGGCTCTCCCCTCCCCAGCCGCTGCACCCCGCTGTCAGCCTCTTGGAGAGCCACCAGCTCCTCTCCCAGTACGGTCTCCACCAACACCCGGCCTGAGGCCTCACGATACAGGGTCACCGCACTACGCACCTGcctgagagagggatggagtagagagagagagaggtagttatTTTACTTGCTAGCAACACCTGGCCTGAGCAACACAGGACTGGGTCACTGCACTACACACCTgcctgagagacagagatggtaTTATGGAGAGAGCGATAGTTTGGTCGACACAGTTAGCAATGAGCACTCGGTAGGGCCGGTGTCCCTCCAGTAGTCGAGCTATATCTTTTCCGCCCATCGCGTCATTCAAGGGGAGCCAGCGATGCCAACTTTGTCAAGCAGCATCCCTTCTCCCACAGCCCACCGTCCCTCCTCCCACAGCCCACCGGCCCTCCTCCCACAGCCCACCGGCCCTCCTCCCACCGGCCCTCCTCCCACCGGCCCTCCTCCCACCGGCCCTCCTCCCACCGGCCCTCCTCCCACCGGCCCTACTCCCACCGGCCCTCCTCCCACCGGCCCTCCTCCCACCGGCCCTCCTCCCACAGCCCACCGGCCCTCCTCCCACCGGCCCTCCTCCCACCGGCCCTCCTCCCACCGGCCCTCCTCCCACCGGCCCTCCTCCCACAGCCCACCGGCCCTCCTCCCACCGGCCCTCCTCCCACCGGCCCTCCTCCCACAGCCCACCGGCCCTCCTCCCACCGGCCCTCCTCCCACCGGCCCTCCTCCCACCGGCCCTCCTCCCACCGGCCCTCCTCCCACCGGCCCTCCTCCCACCGGCCCTCCTCCCACCGGCCCTCCTCCCACAGCCCACCGTCCCTCCTCCCACCGGCCCCACAACAGCTGCTAGTCGGAGGCAAGTCGCTTTTTCAGCATCAAGCCAGCAGCGTACCTACTTCCTGTCGCCACTTATGTTGATATATGTATAGACTATGAGTGTGGGCTACCACCCAGCAATGCTAATCACGTCTTAAACTGCAAACTCCCCTCGCCCGCTGGCGGTAGGAATGTATAGCCTTGGGCGTAGTGAAGAACATAACACAGGGGGAAATGTTTTCTAAACTAAGTaccaactggcaccctattccct
Encoded proteins:
- the ap5s1 gene encoding AP-5 complex subunit sigma-1 gives rise to the protein MVQCFLIHTVHPVSTLAPGESRVLYSRVFGPEEGALTGADSELGPEQRRLLQNEKVAVVARQVRSAVTLYREASGRVLVETVLGEELVALQEADSGVQRLGRGEPWAGERSALWLGVQSLAFTLVTEPHENLLLAEGTLKNITRHCLEHLRMLGTGSEVLLKSDRIDVLLHRLLPHGQLLFLNHRFTQSLEKELANYMAQ